From the genome of Fusarium oxysporum f. sp. lycopersici 4287 chromosome 3, whole genome shotgun sequence, one region includes:
- a CDS encoding hypothetical protein (At least one base has a quality score < 10): MDNPSLQPYWYQHHRYHLPISKDPPKIHIGQPPTTITATLTTRTTHYQTQPFLLGLSSSLRPVPTFLAWYLLLNPESRPDYHDSPNRQALPSISEAIQGTEPGPYTFRPPSSIQTGSSLSPPFALACRSLPKTEKHPYLQQLLPASSFPPRQHALPTVSDSPRPPFTSLLSLPPVSDRRQSPSAKGGIPPQHHHPEQQKTPDPHHPLSGVYAHPPPPSPPPAPVTYQRRQLRPGRMPLPSYPTPPSWSYQDSLSRISSSSRTILHCAESYSRIAREQHGAHLIPERLPTEWEVSDMLSNMELIKRSLEHVRDLVQTSIQNERTREGDKMNCFYKGEHHALIYGHAMQPSFGMTEIKKRRARAARPGRCHGCNRTNTPEWRRGPGGARTLCNACGLHYAKLERKRQLEASSIGPNSEEEHVV, translated from the exons ATGGACAACCCGTCTTTACAACCATACTGGTACCAGCATCATCGATACCACTTACCCATCTCAAAGGATCCTCCCAAGATCCATATCGGGCAGCCTCCCACCACGATCACGGCAACTCTCACTACACGGACCACTCACTATCAAACTCAACCGTTTCTTCTCGGACTATCCTCATCCCTCCGTCCGGTGCCAACATTTCTAGCATGGTATCTTCTGCTGAACCCCGAAAGCAGGCCCGATTACCATGATTCTCCGAACCGTCAGGCGCTGCCCTCCATCTCAGAGGCCATTCAAGGCACCGAGCCAGGCCCTTATACTTTTAGACCTCCCTCCAGCATCCAGACTGGCTCCAGTCTTTCCCCGCCTTTCGCACTCGCTTGTCGATCATTACCCAAGACCGAGAAGCACCCATATTTGCAGCAGCTACTCCCGGCCTCATCCTTCCCTCCCCGACAACATGCTCTTCCCACTGTCTCGGATTCTCCTCGGCCACCTTTCACCAGCCTGCTGTCACTTCCTCCTGTCTCTGACCGCCGCCAGAGTCCCTCAGCCAAGGGGGGGATTCCTCCCCAGCATCACCACCCCGAGCAGCAGAAGACACCggatcctcatcatcctctcaGCGGAGTGTATGCACACCCTCCTCCGCCATCTCCGCCTCCAGCTCCGGTTACCTATCAGCGCCGCCAATTACGCCCAGGCCGGATGCCTCTGCCCTCTTATCCGACCCCTCCCAG CTGGAGCTACCAAGATTCTTTAAGTCGA ATTAGTTCCTCATCCCGTACCATTCTTCACTGTGCTGAATCGTACAGTCGAATTGCTCGTGAGCAGCACGGGGCTCACCTTATCCCGGAAAGACTGCCAACGGAATGGGAAGTCAGCGATATGCTCAGTAACATGGAGCTCATCAAACGTTCTCTGGAACATGTGAGGGACTTGGTGCAAACATCGATCCAGAACGAGCGAACTCGTGAAGGAGACAAGATGAACTGCTTTTACAAGGGGGAGCACCATGCGCTTATTTATGGACATGCTATGCAGCCCTCATTTGGTATGACAGAAATCAAGAAACGACGAGCC CGTGCGGCCCGCCCTGGCAGATGCCACGGCTGCAACCGAACTAACACGCCTGAATGGCGCCGCGGACCTGGTGGAGCGAGAACACTGTGCAATGCATGTGGCCTGCACTATGCCAAACTGGAAAGGAAACGTCAACTCGAAGCAAGTTCGATCGGCCCAAATTCCGAAGAAGAACATGTTGTTTGA
- a CDS encoding hypothetical protein (At least one base has a quality score < 10), which translates to MDNPSLQPYWYQHHRYHLPISKDPPKIHIGQPPTTITATLTTRTTHYQTQPFLLGLSSSLRPVPTFLAWYLLLNPESRPDYHDSPNRQALPSISEAIQGTEPGPYTFRPPSSIQTGSSLSPPFALACRSLPKTEKHPYLQQLLPASSFPPRQHALPTVSDSPRPPFTSLLSLPPVSDRRQSPSAKGGIPPQHHHPEQQKTPDPHHPLSGVYAHPPPPSPPPAPVTYQRRQLRPGRMPLPSYPTPPRYDYATPARYDATINRHLGSWSYQDSLSRISSSSRTILHCAESYSRIAREQHGAHLIPERLPTEWEVSDMLSNMELIKRSLEHVRDLVQTSIQNERTREGDKMNCFYKGEHHALIYGHAMQPSFGMTEIKKRRARAARPGRCHGCNRTNTPEWRRGPGGARTLCNACGLHYAKLERKRQLEASSIGPNSEEEHVV; encoded by the exons ATGGACAACCCGTCTTTACAACCATACTGGTACCAGCATCATCGATACCACTTACCCATCTCAAAGGATCCTCCCAAGATCCATATCGGGCAGCCTCCCACCACGATCACGGCAACTCTCACTACACGGACCACTCACTATCAAACTCAACCGTTTCTTCTCGGACTATCCTCATCCCTCCGTCCGGTGCCAACATTTCTAGCATGGTATCTTCTGCTGAACCCCGAAAGCAGGCCCGATTACCATGATTCTCCGAACCGTCAGGCGCTGCCCTCCATCTCAGAGGCCATTCAAGGCACCGAGCCAGGCCCTTATACTTTTAGACCTCCCTCCAGCATCCAGACTGGCTCCAGTCTTTCCCCGCCTTTCGCACTCGCTTGTCGATCATTACCCAAGACCGAGAAGCACCCATATTTGCAGCAGCTACTCCCGGCCTCATCCTTCCCTCCCCGACAACATGCTCTTCCCACTGTCTCGGATTCTCCTCGGCCACCTTTCACCAGCCTGCTGTCACTTCCTCCTGTCTCTGACCGCCGCCAGAGTCCCTCAGCCAAGGGGGGGATTCCTCCCCAGCATCACCACCCCGAGCAGCAGAAGACACCggatcctcatcatcctctcaGCGGAGTGTATGCACACCCTCCTCCGCCATCTCCGCCTCCAGCTCCGGTTACCTATCAGCGCCGCCAATTACGCCCAGGCCGGATGCCTCTGCCCTCTTATCCGACCCCTCCCAGGTACGATTATGCTACTCCAGCCCGGTATGACGCCACAATTAACAGGCACCTTGGCAGCTGGAGCTACCAAGATTCTTTAAGTCGA ATTAGTTCCTCATCCCGTACCATTCTTCACTGTGCTGAATCGTACAGTCGAATTGCTCGTGAGCAGCACGGGGCTCACCTTATCCCGGAAAGACTGCCAACGGAATGGGAAGTCAGCGATATGCTCAGTAACATGGAGCTCATCAAACGTTCTCTGGAACATGTGAGGGACTTGGTGCAAACATCGATCCAGAACGAGCGAACTCGTGAAGGAGACAAGATGAACTGCTTTTACAAGGGGGAGCACCATGCGCTTATTTATGGACATGCTATGCAGCCCTCATTTGGTATGACAGAAATCAAGAAACGACGAGCC CGTGCGGCCCGCCCTGGCAGATGCCACGGCTGCAACCGAACTAACACGCCTGAATGGCGCCGCGGACCTGGTGGAGCGAGAACACTGTGCAATGCATGTGGCCTGCACTATGCCAAACTGGAAAGGAAACGTCAACTCGAAGCAAGTTCGATCGGCCCAAATTCCGAAGAAGAACATGTTGTTTGA
- a CDS encoding hypothetical protein (At least one base has a quality score < 10) has protein sequence MDNPSLQPYWYQHHRYHLPISKDPPKIHIGQPPTTITATLTTRTTHYQTQPFLLGLSSSLRPVPTFLAWYLLLNPESRPDYHDSPNRQALPSISEAIQGTEPGPYTFRPPSSIQTGSSLSPPFALACRSLPKTEKHPYLQQLLPASSFPPRQHALPTVSDSPRPPFTSLLSLPPVSDRRQSPSAKGGIPPQHHHPEQQKTPDPHHPLSGVYAHPPPPSPPPAPVTYQRRQLRPGRMPLPSYPTPPRYDYATPARYDATINRHLGSWSYQDSLSRVN, from the coding sequence ATGGACAACCCGTCTTTACAACCATACTGGTACCAGCATCATCGATACCACTTACCCATCTCAAAGGATCCTCCCAAGATCCATATCGGGCAGCCTCCCACCACGATCACGGCAACTCTCACTACACGGACCACTCACTATCAAACTCAACCGTTTCTTCTCGGACTATCCTCATCCCTCCGTCCGGTGCCAACATTTCTAGCATGGTATCTTCTGCTGAACCCCGAAAGCAGGCCCGATTACCATGATTCTCCGAACCGTCAGGCGCTGCCCTCCATCTCAGAGGCCATTCAAGGCACCGAGCCAGGCCCTTATACTTTTAGACCTCCCTCCAGCATCCAGACTGGCTCCAGTCTTTCCCCGCCTTTCGCACTCGCTTGTCGATCATTACCCAAGACCGAGAAGCACCCATATTTGCAGCAGCTACTCCCGGCCTCATCCTTCCCTCCCCGACAACATGCTCTTCCCACTGTCTCGGATTCTCCTCGGCCACCTTTCACCAGCCTGCTGTCACTTCCTCCTGTCTCTGACCGCCGCCAGAGTCCCTCAGCCAAGGGGGGGATTCCTCCCCAGCATCACCACCCCGAGCAGCAGAAGACACCggatcctcatcatcctctcaGCGGAGTGTATGCACACCCTCCTCCGCCATCTCCGCCTCCAGCTCCGGTTACCTATCAGCGCCGCCAATTACGCCCAGGCCGGATGCCTCTGCCCTCTTATCCGACCCCTCCCAGGTACGATTATGCTACTCCAGCCCGGTATGACGCCACAATTAACAGGCACCTTGGCAGCTGGAGCTACCAAGATTCTTTAAGTCGAGTGAATTGA